A genomic segment from Limosilactobacillus sp. encodes:
- the hpf gene encoding ribosome hibernation-promoting factor, HPF/YfiA family: MLKFNIRGENVEVTDSIRDYVVKRISKLQKFFEDSVEANAHVNLKVYPNRTYKVEVTIPLPYLTLRAEETSNDMYGSVDLVTDKLERQIRKYKTKVNRKSREKGFKNVEFVPSDDDSTSTDDLKIVRTKQVSLKPMDPEEAVLQMDMLGHDFFVFQDAETNGTSIVYRRKDGRYGLIEAE, translated from the coding sequence ATGTTAAAGTTCAATATTCGTGGTGAAAATGTCGAAGTTACTGACTCAATCCGTGACTACGTAGTCAAGCGGATCAGCAAGCTTCAAAAGTTCTTTGAAGATAGCGTCGAAGCTAACGCCCACGTGAACTTAAAGGTATACCCAAACCGGACCTACAAGGTTGAAGTAACGATTCCACTTCCATACCTGACGCTGCGGGCCGAAGAGACCTCCAACGACATGTACGGCAGTGTGGACCTGGTTACCGATAAGCTTGAACGTCAAATCCGGAAGTACAAGACCAAGGTTAATCGGAAGTCCCGTGAAAAGGGCTTTAAGAACGTTGAATTCGTTCCGAGCGATGACGATAGTACCAGTACTGACGATTTGAAGATCGTTCGGACCAAGCAAGTTTCCTTGAAGCCAATGGATCCCGAAGAAGCAGTCCTGCAGATGGACATGCTGGGACACGACTTCTTCGTCTTCCAAGATGCTGAGACCAACGGCACGAGTATTGTTTACCGTCGTAAGGACGGTCGCTACGGCCTGATCGAAGCAGAATAA
- the secA gene encoding preprotein translocase subunit SecA: MANILKKWIESDRRELRRIDKIADKVEAYAKTMAAMTDDQLKAKTPEFRQRYQKGESLDHMLPEAFAVAREGAKRVLGLYPFHVQIMGGIVLHEGNIAEMKTGEGKTLTATMPVYLNALSGKGVHVITVNEYLSKRDAVEMGQLYNWLGCSVGINNSEMSPDQKREAYKADIMYSTNSEIGFDYLRDNMAVYKEDQVQRGLNYAIVDEVDSILIDEARTPLIISGPGTGTSKLYKQTDRFVKQLKNEVDYKVDLESKTVSLTDEGIQKAEKYFNLKNLYDPENTPLTHHLDQALRANYIMYRDKDYVVSDGEVLIVDSFTGRVMQGRRFSDGLHQAIEAKEGVEIQEENKTMANITYQNLFRMYNKLAGMTGTAKTEQEEFREIYNMETITIPTNKPVIRKDEPDLLYPTLKSKFAAVVRRIKKLHEKGQPILVGTVAVETSEYLSHLLDKEHIPHVVLNAKNHAKEADIIKNAGQRGAVTIATNMAGRGTDIKLGPGVRELGGLAVIGTERHESRRIDNQLRGRSGRQGDPGLSQFYLSLEDDLMKRFGGDRIKNFLQRMKVDDEDAVIKSRFLTRQVESAQKRVEGNNYDSRKNVLQYDDVMREQREIIYKERQQIITEDKSLKWVLMPIFKRTIEREVEQHTLGDEKEWDLKGIVDFAEEVLVKPNTITVNDLKGKTKEEMVDYLMGFAKGVYKDKQRQLYDPAQMLEFEKVVLLRVVDSHWTDHIDVMDQFRQSVGLRGYGQLNPLVEYQTAGYHMFEQMIADIEYETTRLFMKSEIRQNVTR, from the coding sequence ATGGCCAACATTTTAAAAAAATGGATTGAAAGCGACCGTCGTGAACTGCGGCGGATTGATAAAATCGCTGATAAAGTTGAAGCCTATGCCAAGACCATGGCGGCAATGACTGACGACCAGCTGAAGGCAAAGACGCCAGAGTTCCGCCAGCGCTACCAGAAGGGTGAATCACTCGATCACATGTTGCCGGAAGCCTTTGCGGTTGCCCGGGAAGGTGCCAAGCGGGTGCTGGGTCTGTACCCATTCCATGTCCAGATCATGGGTGGGATTGTCCTGCACGAGGGGAACATCGCCGAAATGAAAACCGGTGAAGGGAAGACCCTGACCGCCACCATGCCGGTGTACCTGAACGCGCTCTCCGGCAAGGGGGTTCACGTTATCACCGTCAACGAGTACCTGTCCAAGCGTGATGCCGTCGAGATGGGTCAGCTTTACAACTGGCTGGGCTGCAGCGTCGGCATCAACAACTCCGAGATGAGCCCCGACCAGAAGCGGGAAGCCTACAAGGCCGACATCATGTACTCAACCAACAGTGAAATCGGGTTCGACTACCTGCGTGACAACATGGCCGTCTACAAGGAAGACCAGGTTCAGCGGGGATTGAACTACGCAATCGTCGACGAGGTGGACTCGATCTTAATCGACGAAGCCCGGACGCCACTGATCATTTCCGGACCAGGGACGGGAACCTCGAAGCTCTACAAGCAGACGGACCGGTTCGTTAAGCAGCTGAAGAACGAGGTGGACTACAAGGTCGACCTGGAGTCCAAGACCGTTTCCCTGACCGACGAGGGAATCCAAAAGGCCGAGAAGTACTTCAACCTGAAGAATCTCTATGATCCCGAGAACACGCCGCTGACCCACCACCTTGACCAGGCGCTGCGGGCCAACTACATCATGTACCGGGACAAGGACTACGTGGTTTCTGACGGCGAAGTCCTGATCGTTGACTCCTTTACCGGACGGGTCATGCAGGGACGGCGGTTCTCTGACGGCCTCCACCAGGCGATCGAAGCCAAGGAAGGCGTTGAGATCCAGGAAGAAAACAAGACGATGGCCAACATCACCTACCAGAACCTCTTCCGGATGTACAACAAGCTGGCCGGGATGACCGGGACCGCCAAGACCGAACAGGAAGAATTCCGTGAAATTTACAACATGGAGACGATCACGATTCCAACCAACAAGCCGGTTATTCGAAAGGACGAACCGGATCTGCTCTACCCAACGTTGAAGAGCAAGTTTGCGGCCGTTGTTCGCCGGATCAAGAAGCTCCACGAAAAGGGCCAACCGATCCTGGTCGGGACCGTGGCCGTTGAGACCTCGGAATACCTGTCGCATTTGCTGGATAAGGAACACATTCCGCACGTGGTCTTGAACGCCAAGAACCACGCCAAGGAAGCCGACATCATCAAGAACGCCGGTCAGCGTGGTGCCGTTACGATCGCCACCAACATGGCCGGGCGGGGGACCGACATCAAGCTCGGCCCCGGCGTTCGTGAACTCGGTGGTCTGGCCGTCATTGGGACCGAACGGCACGAATCGCGGCGGATTGATAACCAGCTGCGTGGTCGTTCCGGTCGGCAGGGTGACCCGGGCCTGTCCCAGTTCTACCTGTCACTGGAAGATGACCTGATGAAGCGGTTCGGTGGTGACCGGATCAAGAACTTCCTGCAACGGATGAAGGTTGACGACGAGGATGCCGTGATCAAGAGTCGCTTCCTGACGCGCCAGGTGGAATCCGCCCAGAAGCGGGTTGAAGGGAACAACTACGACTCACGGAAGAACGTCCTCCAGTACGATGACGTGATGCGTGAACAGCGTGAGATCATCTACAAGGAACGTCAGCAGATCATCACCGAGGACAAGTCTTTAAAGTGGGTTCTGATGCCAATCTTTAAGCGGACAATCGAACGGGAAGTCGAGCAGCACACCCTGGGTGACGAAAAGGAATGGGATCTCAAGGGGATCGTCGACTTTGCTGAAGAGGTCCTGGTCAAGCCGAATACCATCACGGTCAACGATTTGAAGGGCAAGACCAAGGAAGAAATGGTGGACTACCTGATGGGCTTTGCCAAGGGCGTCTACAAGGACAAGCAGCGTCAGCTCTATGATCCAGCCCAGATGCTGGAATTCGAGAAGGTCGTGCTCCTGCGGGTGGTTGACTCCCACTGGACCGACCACATCGACGTGATGGACCAGTTCCGGCAGTCTGTCGGTCTGCGGGGCTATGGTCAGTTGAACCCGCTGGTTGAATACCAGACGGCCGGCTACCACATGTTCGAGCAGATGATTGCCGACATCGAGTACGAGACGACCCGGCTCTTCATGAAGTCCGAGATTCGTCAGAACGTGACCCGGTAA
- the prfB gene encoding peptide chain release factor 2 (programmed frameshift) encodes MELSEAKKQVEAMQQEVARFGRSLDLDALDESIAENEQKMAQPDFWNDNEAAQKVIGENNALKDKRDTFVHLRDQIANLQTNIELLELEPDPDLQQEFDTSFAQTKKDLEQYRLSQLLDGEYDSKNAILEIHPGAGGTEAQDWGSMLLRMYVRWGEQHGFTVETASYEAGDEAGIKSVTLLIKGHNAFGYLRSEKGVHRLVRISPFDAAARRHTSFASVDVMPELDESVDIKIDPSDLRVDTFRSSGAGGQHINKTESAVRITHLPTGIVTSSQAERSQLQNRVTAMNMLKSKLYELEEEKKAKKRAEIEGEQLEIGWGSQIRSYVFHPYTMVKDNRSGYETHDVQAVMDGDLDPFINAYLQWKLSQKNPQ; translated from the exons GTGGAATTAAGTGAAGCAAAAAAACAAGTAGAAGCAATGCAACAAGAAGTTGCCCGCTTCGGGAGGTCTCTT GACCTTGATGCCTTAGACGAGAGCATCGCGGAAAACGAGCAGAAGATGGCCCAGCCGGACTTCTGGAACGATAACGAAGCGGCTCAGAAGGTCATCGGTGAAAATAACGCGCTCAAGGACAAGCGCGATACCTTTGTCCACCTGCGCGACCAGATTGCCAACCTGCAGACCAATATCGAGCTTCTCGAACTGGAGCCTGACCCGGACCTGCAGCAAGAATTTGATACCAGCTTTGCCCAGACGAAGAAGGACCTGGAGCAGTACCGGCTCAGCCAGCTGCTGGACGGGGAGTACGACTCCAAGAACGCCATCTTGGAAATCCACCCCGGTGCCGGGGGGACCGAAGCCCAGGATTGGGGATCGATGCTTTTGCGGATGTACGTTCGCTGGGGCGAGCAGCACGGCTTTACCGTCGAAACTGCCAGCTATGAGGCCGGGGACGAGGCCGGCATCAAGAGCGTGACCCTCCTGATTAAGGGACACAACGCCTTTGGCTACCTGCGCAGCGAAAAGGGGGTTCACCGGCTCGTCCGGATCTCGCCATTTGACGCGGCTGCTCGGCGGCACACCTCCTTTGCCTCGGTCGACGTCATGCCCGAATTGGACGAGAGCGTTGACATCAAGATTGACCCGTCCGATCTCCGGGTCGACACCTTCCGTTCCAGCGGGGCCGGTGGTCAGCACATTAACAAGACCGAATCGGCCGTCCGGATTACCCACCTGCCAACCGGGATCGTGACCTCCTCGCAGGCCGAACGTTCCCAGCTGCAGAACCGGGTGACCGCGATGAACATGCTGAAGTCGAAGCTGTACGAATTGGAGGAGGAAAAAAAGGCCAAGAAACGGGCCGAGATCGAAGGGGAACAGCTGGAGATCGGCTGGGGCTCCCAGATTCGCTCCTACGTCTTCCACCCCTACACGATGGTCAAGGATAACCGGAGCGGTTACGAGACTCACGATGTCCAGGCGGTGATGGATGGTGACCTCGATCCTTTCATCAATGCCTACCTGCAGTGGAAATTAAGCCAAAAGAACCCGCAATAA
- a CDS encoding PspC domain-containing protein, giving the protein MRENRKRRLTRSASDRILGGVFGGLGKYLHVSPNFLRVIYVILTILTAGMPGVIVYLILLIIMPPDPEHPGIMGFFQAFNDLNKKMTDSDDHSRSRRQLTDVEEKDIKRNGRS; this is encoded by the coding sequence ATGCGCGAAAATCGCAAACGTCGGCTGACCCGCTCGGCGTCCGACCGTATTCTAGGTGGCGTCTTTGGCGGACTCGGTAAATATCTCCATGTTTCACCGAATTTTTTGCGGGTGATCTACGTGATCCTGACGATCCTGACCGCCGGTATGCCGGGGGTGATCGTCTACCTAATCCTGCTGATCATTATGCCGCCTGACCCGGAGCATCCCGGCATCATGGGCTTCTTCCAGGCTTTCAACGACCTGAACAAGAAGATGACTGATTCGGATGACCATTCCCGGTCCCGGCGGCAACTGACCGACGTAGAAGAAAAAGACATTAAAAGAAATGGGCGATCATAA
- a CDS encoding phage holin family protein, whose translation MGFWKRVLIDTILFIALAGLFAGTGMFYISSAWIALLASFVLAILNVLVKPILVILSLPINVLTLGLFSIVINGAMLMLTSAFIGADFFHFSSFWSAMLIAIIMSICNTIITDHQENHY comes from the coding sequence ATGGGATTTTGGAAAAGAGTATTAATTGATACCATTTTGTTCATTGCCCTGGCCGGCCTCTTTGCCGGAACGGGGATGTTCTACATCAGCAGCGCCTGGATTGCGCTGCTGGCCAGCTTTGTCTTGGCCATCTTAAACGTCTTGGTCAAGCCAATCCTGGTGATTCTTTCCCTGCCGATCAACGTCTTGACCCTCGGGCTCTTCAGCATCGTGATTAACGGGGCGATGCTGATGTTGACGTCGGCATTTATTGGTGCGGACTTCTTTCACTTCTCCTCGTTTTGGAGTGCCATGCTGATTGCCATCATCATGTCGATCTGCAACACCATTATCACTGATCACCAAGAAAATCATTATTAA
- the hprK gene encoding HPr(Ser) kinase/phosphatase — protein sequence MPNHVTVQELVDQVRLKVLQGKEYLDRPITTSDISRPALEFAGYFKHYPALRIQLLGITETSFSKDLTHEKMEKYMTKMCTPQTPCFVISTNLPIPPELKTAAANANIPILGTHLTSSQILSNMTSYLLGRLAPRKSMHGVLVDINGVGVLITGDSGVGKSETALELVRRGHRLVADDRVEVYARDEQTLIGTAPAILKHLMEIRGIGIIDVSTLYGTGAIMPDDNINLIVHLETWTPDAKFDRLGDRGDTQTIQGVIIPKVSVPVKTGRNLAIIIESAAMNYRAETMGYDATETFDRNLNKLIKENSARDSKRVQK from the coding sequence GTGCCAAACCACGTTACCGTTCAAGAATTAGTTGACCAGGTCCGCTTAAAGGTCCTCCAGGGCAAGGAATACCTCGACCGGCCGATCACCACCAGTGACATCTCCCGGCCAGCCCTGGAATTTGCCGGTTACTTCAAGCACTATCCAGCCCTGCGGATCCAGCTGCTGGGGATCACCGAAACCTCCTTCTCCAAGGACCTGACCCACGAGAAGATGGAGAAGTACATGACGAAGATGTGCACGCCCCAGACGCCGTGCTTCGTCATCTCAACGAACCTGCCGATCCCGCCGGAACTGAAGACGGCGGCCGCTAATGCCAACATCCCGATTCTGGGAACCCACCTGACCTCGTCACAGATCCTGTCGAACATGACCTCCTACCTGCTGGGCCGTCTGGCACCACGGAAATCAATGCACGGGGTCCTCGTCGACATCAACGGGGTTGGGGTTCTGATCACCGGTGACTCTGGGGTCGGTAAGAGTGAAACCGCCCTGGAACTGGTCCGGCGGGGACACCGGCTGGTTGCCGATGACCGGGTCGAAGTCTACGCCCGGGACGAACAGACCCTGATCGGGACGGCGCCGGCGATCCTAAAGCACCTGATGGAAATTCGGGGAATCGGAATCATCGACGTTTCCACCCTTTACGGGACCGGGGCGATCATGCCGGATGACAACATCAATCTGATCGTTCACCTGGAGACCTGGACGCCGGACGCCAAGTTTGACCGGCTCGGCGACCGGGGCGATACCCAGACCATTCAGGGGGTCATCATCCCGAAGGTGTCAGTCCCAGTTAAAACCGGGCGGAACCTGGCGATCATCATTGAATCGGCCGCGATGAACTACCGGGCCGAAACGATGGGCTACGACGCCACGGAAACCTTCGACCGCAACCTGAACAAGCTGATCAAGGAGAACTCGGCCCGCGATAGCAAGAGGGTTCAGAAGTAA
- the lgt gene encoding prolipoprotein diacylglyceryl transferase yields MGTRLTAALNPIALQFGPFTIHWYGVIIATGVVLALWLSVREGKRQGIPEDYFYDYLLWALPIAIICARLYYVTFQWPYYAAHPGEIIAIWDGGIAIYGSILGGFAVLYFFCRARHLSMWTMLDVIAPTVILAQGIGRWGNFMNQEAFGVITTRAALVAQHIPNWIIAQMYIGGHYRVPTFLYESLWDLAGFAILMLLRHRHHFFLRGEVFLSYVMWYAFGRFFIEGMRTDSLMLGSVIRVSQLLSLVFFAGALVLMIVRRRRGTVPWYDQSK; encoded by the coding sequence ATGGGAACCAGGCTAACAGCGGCGCTTAACCCAATCGCCCTTCAATTTGGTCCCTTCACGATTCACTGGTACGGGGTCATCATTGCGACCGGGGTGGTCCTGGCCCTCTGGCTGTCCGTTCGCGAGGGCAAGCGCCAGGGGATTCCCGAAGACTATTTCTATGATTATCTGCTCTGGGCTTTGCCGATTGCCATCATCTGTGCCCGGCTCTACTACGTCACCTTCCAGTGGCCGTATTATGCCGCCCATCCCGGCGAGATCATCGCCATCTGGGACGGGGGGATCGCCATCTACGGGTCGATTCTCGGGGGCTTTGCCGTCCTCTACTTCTTCTGTCGCGCCCGGCACCTGTCGATGTGGACAATGCTGGACGTGATCGCGCCAACGGTTATCCTGGCCCAGGGGATCGGTCGCTGGGGCAATTTCATGAACCAGGAGGCCTTTGGTGTGATTACGACCAGAGCCGCCCTAGTGGCCCAGCACATCCCGAATTGGATCATCGCCCAGATGTACATCGGTGGTCATTACCGGGTGCCAACCTTTCTCTACGAATCGCTCTGGGACCTGGCGGGCTTTGCCATCTTGATGCTTTTGCGGCACCGGCACCACTTCTTCTTGCGTGGGGAGGTCTTCTTATCCTACGTGATGTGGTATGCCTTTGGCCGCTTCTTTATTGAGGGAATGCGGACCGACAGCCTGATGCTGGGCAGCGTCATCCGGGTTTCCCAGCTGCTGTCACTGGTGTTCTTTGCCGGTGCCCTGGTCTTAATGATCGTGCGGCGGCGACGGGGGACGGTTCCCTGGTATGATCAATCAAAGTAA
- a CDS encoding NAD(P)H-dependent glycerol-3-phosphate dehydrogenase has product MTEKVAVLGAGSWGSVLANMLVENGHDVLLWSRDQDQVDQLNREHVNPAYMKDFTYSSDLHATADMKEAVAGADVVLIVIPTKGIREVAKKLNAVLADLGQQSLIMHATKGLEQNTYKRPSEMIKEEIAPEYRRDVVVLSGPSHAESVAIKDVTAVTAACANLADAQKVQKLFSNDYFRVYTNDDVIGAEFGAALKNIIAIGAGALQGLGYHDNARAALITRGLAEIRRLGVAFGANPMTFIGLSGVGDLIVTATSKNSRNWRAGYQLGQGQQLDDVIKNMGMVIEGVYTTKAAYELSKKRQVKMPITEALYQVLYQGESIKTAISQLMSRDLTSEME; this is encoded by the coding sequence ATGACTGAAAAAGTAGCAGTACTCGGCGCGGGCTCTTGGGGCAGCGTGCTGGCAAACATGTTGGTAGAAAACGGTCACGATGTGCTTCTCTGGTCACGGGACCAGGACCAGGTTGATCAGCTCAACCGGGAGCACGTCAACCCGGCCTACATGAAGGATTTTACCTATTCCAGTGATCTTCACGCTACGGCCGACATGAAGGAGGCCGTGGCTGGGGCCGACGTGGTGCTGATCGTGATCCCGACCAAGGGGATCCGGGAGGTTGCCAAGAAGCTCAACGCCGTCCTGGCCGACCTCGGCCAGCAGTCGCTGATCATGCACGCCACTAAAGGGCTGGAACAAAACACCTACAAGCGGCCGTCCGAAATGATCAAGGAAGAAATCGCCCCTGAATACCGTCGCGACGTGGTGGTGCTGTCCGGGCCAAGCCATGCCGAATCCGTGGCCATCAAGGATGTGACCGCCGTCACGGCCGCCTGTGCCAACCTGGCTGATGCTCAAAAGGTACAAAAACTCTTTAGTAACGATTACTTCCGGGTCTACACCAACGATGACGTGATCGGCGCCGAATTTGGTGCGGCCCTGAAGAACATTATTGCCATTGGTGCCGGGGCCCTGCAGGGATTGGGTTACCACGACAACGCTCGTGCCGCCTTGATCACCCGGGGCCTGGCCGAAATCCGCCGGCTGGGCGTGGCCTTTGGCGCCAACCCAATGACCTTCATCGGCCTGTCCGGGGTGGGGGACCTGATCGTTACCGCCACCAGCAAGAATTCCCGGAATTGGCGTGCCGGCTACCAGCTTGGCCAGGGCCAACAGCTCGACGACGTCATTAAAAACATGGGGATGGTCATCGAGGGAGTTTACACCACCAAGGCTGCCTATGAGCTTAGTAAAAAACGTCAGGTAAAAATGCCAATAACCGAAGCATTGTACCAGGTTTTATACCAGGGCGAGAGCATTAAAACCGCAATTTCTCAGCTAATGAGCCGAGATCTTACGTCAGAGATGGAATAA
- the galU gene encoding UTP--glucose-1-phosphate uridylyltransferase GalU, whose amino-acid sequence MKRVRKAIIPAAGLGTRFLPATKALAKEMLPIVDKPTIQFIVEEARKSGIEDIVVVDGKNKRSIEDHFDSNPELEDNLRAKHKDAMLKLVEETTDINIYFIRQSHPRGLGDAVLTARDFIGDEPFVVMLGDDLNNINNNGEPLTKQLIESYEQTGASTLAVMRVPHEDTAKYGVINPSKEVTPGLYNVTSFVEKPAPKDAPSDLAIIGRYVFTPEIFDVLAKTKPGKGNEIQLTDAIDTLNQTQRVFAREYKGDRYDVGNKFGWVKTNIEYGLQHPQVKDELRAYIKDLGAKLAAEDKKSSAKK is encoded by the coding sequence ATGAAACGTGTTAGAAAAGCGATTATTCCGGCAGCCGGGTTGGGGACCCGTTTCCTGCCTGCTACCAAGGCCTTAGCCAAGGAAATGCTGCCCATTGTTGATAAGCCAACGATCCAGTTTATCGTTGAGGAAGCACGCAAGTCCGGCATCGAAGACATCGTTGTCGTTGACGGCAAGAACAAGCGCTCGATCGAGGACCACTTCGATTCCAACCCTGAACTGGAAGACAACCTGCGTGCTAAGCACAAGGATGCCATGCTGAAGCTGGTCGAAGAAACGACCGACATCAACATCTACTTCATTCGGCAGTCACACCCACGCGGCCTCGGGGATGCCGTTTTGACCGCCCGCGACTTCATCGGCGACGAACCATTCGTGGTCATGCTCGGTGACGATCTGAACAACATCAACAACAACGGTGAACCGCTGACCAAGCAGCTGATCGAAAGCTACGAACAGACCGGGGCCTCCACCCTGGCCGTAATGCGAGTACCACACGAGGACACCGCCAAGTACGGCGTTATCAACCCAAGCAAGGAAGTTACGCCGGGCCTGTACAACGTGACGAGCTTTGTTGAAAAGCCGGCCCCGAAGGACGCACCAAGCGACCTGGCCATCATTGGTCGCTACGTCTTCACCCCAGAAATTTTTGACGTTCTGGCCAAGACGAAGCCGGGCAAGGGCAACGAAATTCAGCTGACGGATGCCATCGACACCCTGAACCAAACGCAACGGGTCTTCGCTCGTGAATACAAGGGCGACCGTTACGACGTTGGTAACAAGTTCGGCTGGGTTAAGACCAACATTGAATACGGTCTGCAGCACCCACAAGTTAAGGATGAGCTGCGTGCCTACATCAAGGATCTCGGCGCCAAGCTGGCGGCTGAGGACAAGAAGTCCAGCGCAAAGAAGTAA
- the trxB gene encoding thioredoxin-disulfide reductase, whose amino-acid sequence MAEEKHYDVVVIGAGPGGLTTAMYASRANLSVVMLDRGIYGGNLNNTATIENYTGFKSVKGPDLAKDMYESATQFGAEYAYGTVTKVEDQGATKKITTDMGDTYIAKAVVIATGSGQRHLDVPGEEEFGGRGVSYCAVCDGAFFKGLNLAVVGGGDSAVEEGIYLTQLAKKVTVLVRGDHLKAQPMLQDEAAKNDKLDFVYNTSVTEITGDDVKVRGVKTHNNQTGEDGEMPVDGVFIYVGAYPMTAPFANLGILDDQGWVKTDNEMKTSLPGIFAIGDVRETPLRQIATAVGDGAIAGQQVYKYISSLN is encoded by the coding sequence ATGGCAGAAGAAAAGCACTATGATGTTGTGGTGATCGGTGCGGGTCCCGGTGGCCTGACCACCGCCATGTATGCTTCCCGGGCCAACCTGTCCGTCGTGATGCTTGACCGGGGGATCTACGGTGGCAATCTGAACAATACCGCCACAATTGAAAACTACACCGGCTTCAAGAGCGTCAAGGGGCCGGACCTGGCCAAGGACATGTACGAGAGTGCCACCCAGTTTGGCGCCGAATACGCCTACGGGACGGTCACCAAGGTTGAGGACCAGGGCGCAACCAAGAAGATCACGACCGACATGGGCGACACTTACATCGCCAAGGCAGTCGTCATCGCCACTGGTTCTGGCCAGCGCCACCTGGACGTGCCGGGCGAAGAGGAGTTTGGCGGCCGGGGCGTTTCCTACTGCGCGGTCTGCGACGGGGCCTTTTTCAAGGGACTGAACTTGGCCGTAGTCGGTGGCGGGGATTCCGCAGTCGAAGAGGGAATCTACCTGACCCAGCTAGCCAAGAAGGTGACCGTCCTGGTCCGTGGCGACCACCTGAAGGCCCAGCCAATGCTACAGGACGAGGCCGCTAAGAACGACAAGCTGGACTTTGTCTACAACACCAGCGTGACTGAGATCACGGGCGACGACGTTAAGGTTCGTGGCGTCAAGACCCACAACAACCAAACCGGTGAGGACGGCGAGATGCCAGTCGACGGGGTCTTCATTTACGTCGGGGCCTACCCGATGACCGCTCCCTTTGCCAACCTGGGAATCCTCGACGACCAGGGCTGGGTCAAGACCGATAACGAGATGAAGACCAGCCTTCCCGGGATCTTTGCGATCGGGGATGTCCGCGAGACGCCGCTGCGTCAGATCGCAACGGCGGTCGGCGACGGTGCCATTGCCGGCCAGCAGGTTTATAAGTACATCAGTAGTTTGAACTAA